The following are encoded in a window of Arvicanthis niloticus isolate mArvNil1 chromosome 1, mArvNil1.pat.X, whole genome shotgun sequence genomic DNA:
- the Prx gene encoding periaxin isoform X2: MEARSRSAEELRRAELVEIIVETEAQTGVSGFNVAGGGKEGIFVRELREDSPAAKSLSLQEGDQLLSARVFFENFKYEDALRLLQCAEPYKVSFCLKRTVPTGDLALRPGTVSGYEMKGPRAKVAKLNIQSLSPVKKKKMVTGALGTPADLAPVDVEFSFPKFSRLRRGLKAEAVKGPVPAAPARRRLQLPRLRVREVAEEAQVARMAAAAPPPRKAKAEAEVATGAGFTVPQIELVGPQLPSAEVGVPQVSVPKGTPSTEAASGFALHLPTLGLGAPAAPAVEPSATGIQVPQVELPTLPSLPTLPTLPTLPCLDTQEGAAVVKVPTLDVAAPSVGVDLALPGAEVEAQGEVPEVALKMPRLSFPRFGVRGKEATEAKVVKGSPEAKAKGPRLRMPTFGLSLLEPRPSGPEAVAESKLKLPTLKMPSFGIGMAGPEVKAPKGPEVKLPKVPEVKLPKVPEAAIPDVQLPEVQLPKMSDMKLPKIPEMIVPDVRLPEVQLPKVPEMKVPEMKLPKVPEMAVPDVHLPDVQLPKVPDMKLPDMKLPKVPEMAVPDVRLPEVQLPKVSEVKLPKMPEMAVPDVRLPEVQLPKVSEMKLPKMPEMAVPDVRLPEVQLPKVSEMKLPKMPEMAVPDIRLPEVQLPKVPDIKLPEMKLPEIKLPKVPEMAVPDIPLPELQLPKVSDIRLPEMQVSQVPEVHLPKVSEMKLSKGPEAQRKSTGTEEAEGTEFSFKLPKMAVPKLGKVGKPGEAGIEVPGKLMTLPCLQPEAGAEMAHVGVPSISLPSVELDLPGALGLEGQVQEAVSGKVEKAEGPRVAAAVGETGFRVPSVEIVTPQLPTVEVEKEQLEMVEMKVKPSSKFSLPKFGLSGPRAVKTEVEGPGRATKLKVSKFAISLPKARAGTDTEAKGAGEAGLLPALDLSIPQLSLDAQLPSGKVEVAGADSKPKASRFALPKFGVKGRDSEADVLVAGEAELEGKGWGWDGKVKMPKLKMPSFGLSRGKEAEIQDGRVSPGEKLEAIAGQLKIPEVELVSPGAQETEKVTSGVKPSGLQVSTTRQVVAEGQEGVQRVSTLGISLPQVELAGFGEAGPEIAAPSAEGTAGSRVQVPQVMLELPGTQVAGGDLLVGEGIFKMPTVTVPQLELDVGLGHEAQAGDTAKSEGGLKLKLPSLGAGGRGEGAESQGPEAQRTFHISLPDVELTSPVSSHAEYQVVEGDGDGGHKLKVRLPLFGLARAKEGIEIGEKVKSPKLRLPRVGFSQSESVSGEGSPSPEEEEEGSGEGASGRRGRVRVRLPRVGLASPSKVSKGQEGDATSKSPVGEKSPKFRFPRVSLSPKARSGSRDREEGGFRVRLPSVGFSETAAPGSTRIEGTQAAVI; this comes from the exons ATGGAGGCCAGGAGCCGCAGTGCTGAG GAGCTGAGACGAGCGGAGTTGGTGGAGATTATCGTGGAGACCGAGGCGCAGACCGGGGTCAGCGGCTTCAACGTAGCAGGCGGCGGCAAAGAAGGAATCTTTGTCCGCGAGCTGCGAGAGGACTCACCAGCGGCAAAGAGCCTTAGCTTGCAAGAGG GGGACCAACTGTTGAGTGCCCGTGTGTTCTTTGAGAACTTCAAATATGAGGATGCTCTTCGCCTGCTACAATGCGCCGAGCCCTACAAGGTCTCCTTCTGCTTGAAGCGCACTGTGCCCACCGGGGACCTGGCACTGCGGCCCGGGACGGTGTCTGGATACGAGATGAAGGGCCCGCGGGCCAAAGTGGCCAAGCTG aaCATCCAGAGTCTGTCCcctgtgaagaagaagaagatggtgaCTGGGGCCCTGGGGACCCCTGCAGATTTGGCCCCTGTTGACGTCGAGTTCTCTTTTCCCAAGTTCTCCCGACTGCGTCGGGGTCTCAAAGCCGAGGCTGTCAAGGGACCTGTCCCAGCTGCCCCTGCCCGTCGACGTCTCCAGCTGCCTCGGCTTCGTGTCCGAGAAGTAGCTGAAGAGGCCCAGGTAGCCCGaatggctgctgctgctcctcccccAAGGAAGGCCAAGGCAGAAGCTGAGGTAGCCACAGGAGCTGGGTTCACAGTCCCTCAGATAGAGCTAGTTGGGCCTCAGCTTCCTAGTGCTGAGGTGGGTGTCCCTCAGGTCTCAGTTCCCAAGGGGACCCCATCAACAGAGGCAGCCAGCGGCTTCGCCCTTCACCTGCCAACCCTGGGGCTAGGAGCCCCAGCTGCACCTGCTGTGGAGCCCTCAGCCACAGGAATCCAAGTTCCGCAAGTGGAACTTCCCACCCtgccctctctccccactctccccactctccccacACTTCCATGCCTGGACACCCAGGAAGGGGCTGCAGTGGTAAAAGTTCCCACCCTGGATGTGGCAGCTCCATCTGTGGGGGTGGACCTGGCTTTGCCAGGTGCAGAGGTGGAGGCCCAGGGAGAGGTACCTGAAGTGGCTCTCAAGATGCCCCGTCTCAGTTTCCCCCGTTTTGGGGTTCGAGGGAAGGAAGCTACTGAAGCCAAGGTAGTCAAGGGCAGCCCCGAGGCCAAAGCAAAGGGTCCCAGACTTCGAATGCCCACCTTTGGGCTTTCTCTCCTGGAACCCCGGCCCTCTGGCCCTGAAGCTGTTGCTGAGAGCAAGCTGAAACTACCCACCCTCaagatgccctcttttggcattGGTATGGCTGGGCCTGAGGTCAAGGCACCCAAAGGGCCTGAAGTAAAGCTCCCTAAAGTTCCTGAGGTCAAACTCCCCAAAGTGCCCGAGGCAGCCATTCCAGATGTGCAGCTCCCTGAGGTACAGCTGCCCAAAATGTCAGACATGAAACTTCCAAAGATCCCTGAGATGATTGTACCCGACGTTCGTCTTCCGGAAGTGCAGTTGCCCAAAGTCCCTGAGATGAAAGTCCCAGAGATGAAGCTCCCGAAGGTGCCTGAGATGGCTGTGCCTGATGTACACCTTCCAGATGTACAGCTCCCGAAAGTTCCAGACATGAAGCTCCCAGACATGAAGCTCCCGAAGGTGCCTGAGATGGCCGTGCCTGATGTACGACTCCCAGAAGTTCAGCTGCCCAAAGTATCTGAAGTGAAGCTCCCAAAGATGCCCGAGATGGCCGTGCCTGATGTACGACTCCCCGAAGTTCAGCTGCCCAAAGTGTCAGAGATGAAACTCCCAAAGATGCCCGAGATGGCCGTGCCTGATGTACGACTCCCCGAAGTTCAGCTGCCCAAAGTGTCAGAGATGAAACTCCCAAAGATGCCCGAGATGGCCGTGCCTGACATTCGCCTCCCGGAAGTTCAGCTACCCAAAGTGCCTGACATTAAACTTCCTGAAATGAAGCTTCCAGAAATAAAACTCCCCAAAGTGCCCGAGATGGCAGTGCCTGATATCCCCCTTCCAGAGCTGCAGCTGCCCAAAGTGTCAGACATTCGGCTGCCTGAAATGCAAGTGTCACAGGTCCCAGAGGTGCACCTTCCCAAGGTGTCAGAGATGAAGTTGTCCAAGGGTCCTGAGGCGCAGAGGAAATCTACAGGgacagaggaggcagaagggacTGAATTTAGTTTCAAGTTGCCCAAGATGGCCGTGCCCAAGTTGGGGAAAGTGGGCAAGCCTGGGGAGGCAGGTATTGAGGTTCCAGGCAAACTCATGACACTTCCCTGTCTGCAGCCAGAGGCGGGTGCTGAGATGGCCCATGTTGGTGTCCCTTCCATCTCTCTACCCTCGGTGGAGCTTGACTTGCCTGGGGCCCTGGGCCTGGAGGGACAAGTCCAAGAAGCTGTCTCGGGCAAagtggagaaggcagagggcCCCAGGGTGGCGGCGGCTGTTGGAGAGACGGGCTTCCGGGTACCCTCTGTGGAGATTGTTACTCCTCAGCTGCCCACAGTTGAAGTTGAGAAAGAGCAGCTAGAGATGGTGGAGATGAAAGTCAaaccttcttccaagttctctctgCCCAAATTCGGACTTTCAGGTCCCAGAGCCGTCAAGACAGAGGTGGAGGGGCCTGGGCGAGCCACCAAGCTGAAGGTATCCAAGTTTGCCATCTCACTCCCCAAAGCTCGAGCAGGGACTgacactgaagcaaagggagctgGGGAAGCAGGGTTGCTGCCCGCCCTCGATCTGTCCATTCCACAGCTCAGCCTGGATGCTCAACTGCCCTCAGGCAAGGTGGAAGTAGCGGGGGCTGATAGCAAGCCTAAAGCGTCCAGATTTGCTCTGCCCAAGTTTGGGGTGAAAGGCCGGGACTCTGAAGCTGATGTGCTAGTGGCAGGGGAGGCTGAGCTTGAGGGAAAGGGTTGGGGCTGGGATGGGAAAGTCAAGATGCCCAAGCTGAAGATGCCATCTTTTGGGCTGTCCCgaggaaaggaagcagaaatTCAGGATGGACGTGTCAGCCCAGGGGAAAAGCTGGAGGCCATAGCTGGGCAGCTTAAGATCCCTGAAGTGGAATTGGTTTCACCaggagctcaggagacagagaaggtcACCAGTGGAGTGAAGCCATCAGGCCTCCAGGTGTCCACCACTAGGCAGGTGGTTGCAGAGGGCCAGGAAGGTGTGCAGAGGGTGTCCACACTAGGTATCTCTTTGCCCCAGGTGGAATTGGCCGGCTTTGGGGAGGCAGGCCCTGAGATCGCAGCTCCTTCTGCAGAGGGCACAGCGGGCTCTAGGGTCCAGGTGCCACAGGTGATGCTGGAGCTACCTGGAACCCAGGTGGCAGGTGGTGATCTGTTAGTGGGTGAGGGCATCTTCAAGATGCCTACAGTGACAGTGCCCCAACTAGAGCTGGATGTGGGGCTGggtcatgaagcccaggctggtgaCACAGCCAAGAGTGAGGGTGGGTTAAAACTGAAGTTGCCCTCACtgggggcaggaggcagaggagaaggagctgaatCCCAGGGCCCCGAGGCCCAGCGCACCTTCCATATCTCATTGCCTGATGTAGAACTCACGTCACCAGTGAGTAGCCACGCTGAGTACCAGGTAGTTGAGGGCGATGGAGATGGCGGGCACAAACTCAAGGTTCGGCTGCCCCTGTTTGGTCTGGCGAGGGCCAAGGAAGGAATAGAAATTGGAGAAAAGGTTAAGAGTCCAAAGCTCAGGCTACCCCGAGTGGGCTTCAGCCAAAGTGAGTCCGTCTCTGGGGAAGGCTCTCCCAgtcctgaggaggaggaagaaggcagTGGGGAAGGGGCTTCCGGTCGCCGGGGTCGGGTCAGGGTCCGCTTGCCTCGTGTAGGCTTGGCTTCCCCTTCTAAAGTCTCTAAGGGACAGGAGGGTGATGCAACCTCCAAGTCCCCAGTTGGGGAGAAGTCACCCAAATTCCGCTTTCCTAGGGTGTCTTTAAGCCCCAAGGCCCGGAGTGGGAGTAGGGACCGGGAAGAAGGTGGATTCAGGGTCCGACTGCCCAGCGTGGGGTTTTCAGAAACAGCAGCTCCAGGGTCCACCAGGATTGAGGGAACCCAGGCCGCTGTCATCTGA
- the Hipk4 gene encoding homeodomain-interacting protein kinase 4, protein MATIQSETDCYDIIEVLGKGTFGEVAKGWRRSTGEMVAIKILKNDAYRSRIIKNELKLLRCVRGLDPDEAHVIRFLEFFHDALKFYLVFELLEQNLFEFQKENNFAPLPARHIRTVTLQVLRALARLKELAIIHADLKPENIMLVDQTRCPFRVKVIDFGSASIFSEVRYVKEPYIQSRFYRAPEILLGLPFCEKVDVWSLGCVMAELHLGWPLYPGNNEYDQVRYICETQGLPKPHLLHAARKAHHFFKRNPHPDATNPWQLKSSADYLAETKVRPLERRKYMLKSLDQIETVNGGGAVSRLSFPDREALAEHADLKSMVELIKRMLTWESHERISPSAALRHPFVSMQQLRSAHEATRYYQLSLRGCRLSLQVDGKPPPPVIASAEDGPPYYRLAEEEETAGLGGVTGSGSFFREDKAPGMQRAIDQLDDLSLQEARRGLWSDTRADMVSDMLAPLKVASTSHRVPDSGPEPILAFYGSRLTGRHKARKAPAGSKSDSNFSNLIRLSQASPEDAGPCRGSGWEEGEGRTTSTELSVIPQREGDGPSIKDRPMDAERSGPELFDPSSCPGEWLNEPEWTLEGIRGSRAQGLPARHPHPHGPPRTTSFLQHVGGHH, encoded by the exons ATGGCCACCATCCAGTCAGAGACTGACTGTTACGACATCATTGAAGTACTGGGTAAGGGCACTTTTGGAGAGGTGGCCAAGGGCTGGCGTCGGAGTACAGGTGAAATGGTGGCCATCAAGATCCTGAAGAACGACGCGTACAGGAGTCGCATCATCAAGAACGAGTTGAAGTTGCTACGCTGTGTACGAGGCCTGGACCCCGACGAGGCTCACGTTATCCGCTTCCTTGAGTTCTTCCATGATGCCCTCAAGTTCTACCTGGTTTTTGAGCTATTGGAGCAAAACCTCTTTGAGTTCCAGAAAGAGAACAACTTCGCACCCCTTCCTGCCAGGCACATCCGCACTGTCACACTGCAGGTACTGAGAGCGCTGGCCCGGCTCAAGGAGCTGGCCATCATCCATGCTGACCTCAAGCCTGAAAACATTATGTTGGTAGACCAGACCCGCTGCCCCTTCAGGGTAAAG gtgATCGATTTTGGCTCGGCCAGCATATTCAGTGAGGTGCGCTATGTGAAGGAGCCTTACATCCAGTCCCGCTTCTACAGGGCCCCAGAGATCCTGTTGGGATTGCCCTTCTGTGAGAAGGTGGACGTGTGGTCTCTGGGCTGTGTCATGGCTGAGCTACATCTGGGCTGGCCTCTCTACCCAGGCAACAATGAGTATGACCAGGTGCGCTACATCTGTGAGACCCAGGGCTTACCCAAGCCCCATCTGCTGCACGCGGCCCGCAAGGCTCACCACTTCTTCAAACGTAACCCTCACCCTGATGCCACCAACCCCTGGCAGCTGAAGTCCTCTGCTGACTACCTAGCTGAGACCAAG GTACGCCCTTTGGAGCGCCGCAAGTACATGCTCAAATCCTTGGACCAGATTGAGACCGTGAATGGCGGAGGGGCTGTGAGTCGCTTGAGTTTTCCAGACCGGGAGGCACTGGCAGAACACGCAGACCTCAAGAGCATGGTGGAGCTGATCAAACGCATGCTGACATGGGAGTCACACGAACGTATCAGTCCCAGCGCTGCCCTGCGCCACCCCTTCGTCTCCATGCAGCAGCTGCGTAGTGCCCACGAGGCCACCCGCTACTACCAGCTGTCACTTCGTGGCTGTCGGCTGTCCCTGCAGGTGGATGGCAAGCCACCCCCACCTGTCATAGCCAGTGCAGAGGATGGGCCTCCCTACTACCGCctggctgaggaggaggagactgCAGGTCTGGGTGGTGTGACAGGCAGTGGGTCATTCTTCCGGGAGGACAAGGCTCCGGGGATGCAGAGAGCCATCGACCAGCTCGATGACCTGAGTCTGCAGGAGGCCAGACGGGGGCTTTGGAGCGACACACGGGCCGACATGGTCTCTGACATGCTGGCCCCACTCAAAGTAGCCAGCACCAGCCACCGTGTCCCCGACTCAGGCCCGGAGCCCATCCTGGCCTTCTATGGCAGCCGCTTGACTGGCCGCCATAAGGCCCGCAAGGCCCCAGCAGGCTCCAAATCTGACTCCAACTTCAGTAACCTCATTCGGCTGAGCCAGGCCTCACCTGAGGATGCTGGGCCCTGTAGGGGCAGTGgctgggaagaaggagaaggcCGTACGACCTCCACAGAGCTGTCTGTCATCCCACAACGGGAGGGAGATGGGCCCAGCATCAAAGACAGGCCCATGGATGCTGAG AGGTCAGGCCCTGAGCTCTTTGATCCCAGCAGCTGTCCGGGAGAGTGGCTGAATGAACCAGAATGGACCCTGGAGGGCATCCGGGGGTCTCGAGCTCAAGGGCTCCCAGCTCGCCATCCTCACCCACATGGGCCACCGAGGACCACCAGCTTTCTGCAGCATGTTGGAGGGCACCACTGA
- the Prx gene encoding periaxin isoform X1, protein MLGYLCFLCRSPGSEPQTQEAQGPGSDPQAARPQRKSEIPAYSCASSRVGFLSGEKTITQEAAQRQLLHEELKLVLQRKEERKQEPEPRVTLCRAMEARSRSAEELRRAELVEIIVETEAQTGVSGFNVAGGGKEGIFVRELREDSPAAKSLSLQEGDQLLSARVFFENFKYEDALRLLQCAEPYKVSFCLKRTVPTGDLALRPGTVSGYEMKGPRAKVAKLNIQSLSPVKKKKMVTGALGTPADLAPVDVEFSFPKFSRLRRGLKAEAVKGPVPAAPARRRLQLPRLRVREVAEEAQVARMAAAAPPPRKAKAEAEVATGAGFTVPQIELVGPQLPSAEVGVPQVSVPKGTPSTEAASGFALHLPTLGLGAPAAPAVEPSATGIQVPQVELPTLPSLPTLPTLPTLPCLDTQEGAAVVKVPTLDVAAPSVGVDLALPGAEVEAQGEVPEVALKMPRLSFPRFGVRGKEATEAKVVKGSPEAKAKGPRLRMPTFGLSLLEPRPSGPEAVAESKLKLPTLKMPSFGIGMAGPEVKAPKGPEVKLPKVPEVKLPKVPEAAIPDVQLPEVQLPKMSDMKLPKIPEMIVPDVRLPEVQLPKVPEMKVPEMKLPKVPEMAVPDVHLPDVQLPKVPDMKLPDMKLPKVPEMAVPDVRLPEVQLPKVSEVKLPKMPEMAVPDVRLPEVQLPKVSEMKLPKMPEMAVPDVRLPEVQLPKVSEMKLPKMPEMAVPDIRLPEVQLPKVPDIKLPEMKLPEIKLPKVPEMAVPDIPLPELQLPKVSDIRLPEMQVSQVPEVHLPKVSEMKLSKGPEAQRKSTGTEEAEGTEFSFKLPKMAVPKLGKVGKPGEAGIEVPGKLMTLPCLQPEAGAEMAHVGVPSISLPSVELDLPGALGLEGQVQEAVSGKVEKAEGPRVAAAVGETGFRVPSVEIVTPQLPTVEVEKEQLEMVEMKVKPSSKFSLPKFGLSGPRAVKTEVEGPGRATKLKVSKFAISLPKARAGTDTEAKGAGEAGLLPALDLSIPQLSLDAQLPSGKVEVAGADSKPKASRFALPKFGVKGRDSEADVLVAGEAELEGKGWGWDGKVKMPKLKMPSFGLSRGKEAEIQDGRVSPGEKLEAIAGQLKIPEVELVSPGAQETEKVTSGVKPSGLQVSTTRQVVAEGQEGVQRVSTLGISLPQVELAGFGEAGPEIAAPSAEGTAGSRVQVPQVMLELPGTQVAGGDLLVGEGIFKMPTVTVPQLELDVGLGHEAQAGDTAKSEGGLKLKLPSLGAGGRGEGAESQGPEAQRTFHISLPDVELTSPVSSHAEYQVVEGDGDGGHKLKVRLPLFGLARAKEGIEIGEKVKSPKLRLPRVGFSQSESVSGEGSPSPEEEEEGSGEGASGRRGRVRVRLPRVGLASPSKVSKGQEGDATSKSPVGEKSPKFRFPRVSLSPKARSGSRDREEGGFRVRLPSVGFSETAAPGSTRIEGTQAAVI, encoded by the exons ATGTTGGGGTATCTGTGTTTCCTCTGCCGTTCCCCGGGGTCTG AGCCCCAGACCCAGGAGGCCCAAGGACCTGGAAGTGACCCTCAG GCAGCAAGACCTCAAAGGAAGAGTGAGATTCCCGCTTACAGCTGTGCATCATCCCGAGTGGGGTTCCTGTCAGGAGAAAAGACCATCACCCAGGAAGCG GCTCAGCGGCAGCTGCTCCATGAGGAGCTGAAGCTGGTCCTACAgcggaaggaggagaggaaacagGAGCCCGAGCCCCGGGTGACTCTCTGCAGAGCTATGGAGGCCAGGAGCCGCAGTGCTGAG GAGCTGAGACGAGCGGAGTTGGTGGAGATTATCGTGGAGACCGAGGCGCAGACCGGGGTCAGCGGCTTCAACGTAGCAGGCGGCGGCAAAGAAGGAATCTTTGTCCGCGAGCTGCGAGAGGACTCACCAGCGGCAAAGAGCCTTAGCTTGCAAGAGG GGGACCAACTGTTGAGTGCCCGTGTGTTCTTTGAGAACTTCAAATATGAGGATGCTCTTCGCCTGCTACAATGCGCCGAGCCCTACAAGGTCTCCTTCTGCTTGAAGCGCACTGTGCCCACCGGGGACCTGGCACTGCGGCCCGGGACGGTGTCTGGATACGAGATGAAGGGCCCGCGGGCCAAAGTGGCCAAGCTG aaCATCCAGAGTCTGTCCcctgtgaagaagaagaagatggtgaCTGGGGCCCTGGGGACCCCTGCAGATTTGGCCCCTGTTGACGTCGAGTTCTCTTTTCCCAAGTTCTCCCGACTGCGTCGGGGTCTCAAAGCCGAGGCTGTCAAGGGACCTGTCCCAGCTGCCCCTGCCCGTCGACGTCTCCAGCTGCCTCGGCTTCGTGTCCGAGAAGTAGCTGAAGAGGCCCAGGTAGCCCGaatggctgctgctgctcctcccccAAGGAAGGCCAAGGCAGAAGCTGAGGTAGCCACAGGAGCTGGGTTCACAGTCCCTCAGATAGAGCTAGTTGGGCCTCAGCTTCCTAGTGCTGAGGTGGGTGTCCCTCAGGTCTCAGTTCCCAAGGGGACCCCATCAACAGAGGCAGCCAGCGGCTTCGCCCTTCACCTGCCAACCCTGGGGCTAGGAGCCCCAGCTGCACCTGCTGTGGAGCCCTCAGCCACAGGAATCCAAGTTCCGCAAGTGGAACTTCCCACCCtgccctctctccccactctccccactctccccacACTTCCATGCCTGGACACCCAGGAAGGGGCTGCAGTGGTAAAAGTTCCCACCCTGGATGTGGCAGCTCCATCTGTGGGGGTGGACCTGGCTTTGCCAGGTGCAGAGGTGGAGGCCCAGGGAGAGGTACCTGAAGTGGCTCTCAAGATGCCCCGTCTCAGTTTCCCCCGTTTTGGGGTTCGAGGGAAGGAAGCTACTGAAGCCAAGGTAGTCAAGGGCAGCCCCGAGGCCAAAGCAAAGGGTCCCAGACTTCGAATGCCCACCTTTGGGCTTTCTCTCCTGGAACCCCGGCCCTCTGGCCCTGAAGCTGTTGCTGAGAGCAAGCTGAAACTACCCACCCTCaagatgccctcttttggcattGGTATGGCTGGGCCTGAGGTCAAGGCACCCAAAGGGCCTGAAGTAAAGCTCCCTAAAGTTCCTGAGGTCAAACTCCCCAAAGTGCCCGAGGCAGCCATTCCAGATGTGCAGCTCCCTGAGGTACAGCTGCCCAAAATGTCAGACATGAAACTTCCAAAGATCCCTGAGATGATTGTACCCGACGTTCGTCTTCCGGAAGTGCAGTTGCCCAAAGTCCCTGAGATGAAAGTCCCAGAGATGAAGCTCCCGAAGGTGCCTGAGATGGCTGTGCCTGATGTACACCTTCCAGATGTACAGCTCCCGAAAGTTCCAGACATGAAGCTCCCAGACATGAAGCTCCCGAAGGTGCCTGAGATGGCCGTGCCTGATGTACGACTCCCAGAAGTTCAGCTGCCCAAAGTATCTGAAGTGAAGCTCCCAAAGATGCCCGAGATGGCCGTGCCTGATGTACGACTCCCCGAAGTTCAGCTGCCCAAAGTGTCAGAGATGAAACTCCCAAAGATGCCCGAGATGGCCGTGCCTGATGTACGACTCCCCGAAGTTCAGCTGCCCAAAGTGTCAGAGATGAAACTCCCAAAGATGCCCGAGATGGCCGTGCCTGACATTCGCCTCCCGGAAGTTCAGCTACCCAAAGTGCCTGACATTAAACTTCCTGAAATGAAGCTTCCAGAAATAAAACTCCCCAAAGTGCCCGAGATGGCAGTGCCTGATATCCCCCTTCCAGAGCTGCAGCTGCCCAAAGTGTCAGACATTCGGCTGCCTGAAATGCAAGTGTCACAGGTCCCAGAGGTGCACCTTCCCAAGGTGTCAGAGATGAAGTTGTCCAAGGGTCCTGAGGCGCAGAGGAAATCTACAGGgacagaggaggcagaagggacTGAATTTAGTTTCAAGTTGCCCAAGATGGCCGTGCCCAAGTTGGGGAAAGTGGGCAAGCCTGGGGAGGCAGGTATTGAGGTTCCAGGCAAACTCATGACACTTCCCTGTCTGCAGCCAGAGGCGGGTGCTGAGATGGCCCATGTTGGTGTCCCTTCCATCTCTCTACCCTCGGTGGAGCTTGACTTGCCTGGGGCCCTGGGCCTGGAGGGACAAGTCCAAGAAGCTGTCTCGGGCAAagtggagaaggcagagggcCCCAGGGTGGCGGCGGCTGTTGGAGAGACGGGCTTCCGGGTACCCTCTGTGGAGATTGTTACTCCTCAGCTGCCCACAGTTGAAGTTGAGAAAGAGCAGCTAGAGATGGTGGAGATGAAAGTCAaaccttcttccaagttctctctgCCCAAATTCGGACTTTCAGGTCCCAGAGCCGTCAAGACAGAGGTGGAGGGGCCTGGGCGAGCCACCAAGCTGAAGGTATCCAAGTTTGCCATCTCACTCCCCAAAGCTCGAGCAGGGACTgacactgaagcaaagggagctgGGGAAGCAGGGTTGCTGCCCGCCCTCGATCTGTCCATTCCACAGCTCAGCCTGGATGCTCAACTGCCCTCAGGCAAGGTGGAAGTAGCGGGGGCTGATAGCAAGCCTAAAGCGTCCAGATTTGCTCTGCCCAAGTTTGGGGTGAAAGGCCGGGACTCTGAAGCTGATGTGCTAGTGGCAGGGGAGGCTGAGCTTGAGGGAAAGGGTTGGGGCTGGGATGGGAAAGTCAAGATGCCCAAGCTGAAGATGCCATCTTTTGGGCTGTCCCgaggaaaggaagcagaaatTCAGGATGGACGTGTCAGCCCAGGGGAAAAGCTGGAGGCCATAGCTGGGCAGCTTAAGATCCCTGAAGTGGAATTGGTTTCACCaggagctcaggagacagagaaggtcACCAGTGGAGTGAAGCCATCAGGCCTCCAGGTGTCCACCACTAGGCAGGTGGTTGCAGAGGGCCAGGAAGGTGTGCAGAGGGTGTCCACACTAGGTATCTCTTTGCCCCAGGTGGAATTGGCCGGCTTTGGGGAGGCAGGCCCTGAGATCGCAGCTCCTTCTGCAGAGGGCACAGCGGGCTCTAGGGTCCAGGTGCCACAGGTGATGCTGGAGCTACCTGGAACCCAGGTGGCAGGTGGTGATCTGTTAGTGGGTGAGGGCATCTTCAAGATGCCTACAGTGACAGTGCCCCAACTAGAGCTGGATGTGGGGCTGggtcatgaagcccaggctggtgaCACAGCCAAGAGTGAGGGTGGGTTAAAACTGAAGTTGCCCTCACtgggggcaggaggcagaggagaaggagctgaatCCCAGGGCCCCGAGGCCCAGCGCACCTTCCATATCTCATTGCCTGATGTAGAACTCACGTCACCAGTGAGTAGCCACGCTGAGTACCAGGTAGTTGAGGGCGATGGAGATGGCGGGCACAAACTCAAGGTTCGGCTGCCCCTGTTTGGTCTGGCGAGGGCCAAGGAAGGAATAGAAATTGGAGAAAAGGTTAAGAGTCCAAAGCTCAGGCTACCCCGAGTGGGCTTCAGCCAAAGTGAGTCCGTCTCTGGGGAAGGCTCTCCCAgtcctgaggaggaggaagaaggcagTGGGGAAGGGGCTTCCGGTCGCCGGGGTCGGGTCAGGGTCCGCTTGCCTCGTGTAGGCTTGGCTTCCCCTTCTAAAGTCTCTAAGGGACAGGAGGGTGATGCAACCTCCAAGTCCCCAGTTGGGGAGAAGTCACCCAAATTCCGCTTTCCTAGGGTGTCTTTAAGCCCCAAGGCCCGGAGTGGGAGTAGGGACCGGGAAGAAGGTGGATTCAGGGTCCGACTGCCCAGCGTGGGGTTTTCAGAAACAGCAGCTCCAGGGTCCACCAGGATTGAGGGAACCCAGGCCGCTGTCATCTGA